One Actinomycetota bacterium DNA segment encodes these proteins:
- a CDS encoding roadblock/LC7 domain-containing protein, which yields MVVTAAGTIDGRQLDWLLVDFVRSTAGTRHALVVSADGLRLAASQGLDEALGDQLSAVTSGLLSLAMGVASSFGAGPVRQTIVEMAGGYLFLTSISEGSMLAVFAERTCDMGMIGYEMTLLAARVGHMLSPSRRPAAAGPPDRRGP from the coding sequence ATGGTCGTGACCGCTGCCGGCACCATCGACGGCCGCCAGCTCGACTGGCTGCTGGTGGACTTCGTCCGCAGCACCGCCGGGACCCGCCACGCCCTGGTCGTCTCCGCCGACGGCCTCCGCCTGGCCGCCTCCCAGGGCCTCGACGAGGCCCTCGGCGACCAGCTCTCGGCCGTCACCTCCGGGCTGCTCAGCCTGGCCATGGGGGTGGCCAGCTCGTTCGGGGCCGGCCCGGTCCGCCAGACGATCGTCGAGATGGCCGGCGGCTACCTGTTCCTCACCTCGATCAGCGAGGGCTCGATGCTGGCAGTGTTCGCCGAGCGGACCTGCGACATGGGCATGATCGGCTACGAGATGACCCTGCTGGCGGCCCGGGTCGGGCACATGCTCAGCCCGAGCCGGCGCCCCGCCGCCGCGGGGCCACCCGATCGGAGGGGGCCATGA
- a CDS encoding DUF742 domain-containing protein, with the protein MSAAERGHVDRVVPVYAFTRGRTRAVGQELPLEAVVTATGLSLASGASLQMESRAIVEMCAGPKSLAEIGAALRVPVGVARVLVGDLANGGYLEVHLPRTADGDGGPGHAILGRLLDGLRSR; encoded by the coding sequence ATGAGCGCCGCCGAGCGCGGGCACGTCGACCGGGTGGTGCCGGTCTACGCGTTCACCAGGGGACGGACCCGCGCCGTCGGCCAGGAGCTCCCGCTGGAGGCGGTGGTCACCGCCACCGGGCTGTCGCTCGCCTCCGGCGCCTCACTTCAGATGGAGTCGCGGGCCATCGTCGAGATGTGCGCCGGGCCCAAGTCCCTGGCCGAGATCGGCGCCGCCCTGCGGGTGCCGGTCGGGGTGGCCAGGGTGCTCGTCGGCGACCTCGCCAACGGCGGCTACCTGGAGGTCCACCTGCCAAGAACCGCCGACGGCGACGGCGGCCCCGGTCACGCCATCTTGGGAAGGCTGCTCGATGGACTCCGTTCGCGTTGA